The Nodularia sp. LEGE 06071 DNA window CAAATCCTTGAGGGCTAGAATTGAGAAGGACGTTTCCGCTAGTGATGCTACCTAGTTCTATTTGTCCTCCTGGTGCGGAGAGTAAACCTCCATCCAAGTCAACATTCCCACCCACTAATGCTAGAGTTTTTTCCGGTTGTAATTGTAATCCTCTGGTAGCGATATTTAGCCCGGAAACTTGTATTGAGTCGCTTAATCGGGCATTATGTCCTGCGCCTTGAACGGTAATAGGCCTGGGATTACTACCAAATTGCAAGCCAACAGGGACATTGATGTTTAATAAGGGAGCTGCTGTGGTATCGATCGCACTAAATTCTACCCCATCAGCAAACTGAATACTATTGGCAGTTGTACCAACAAACGAGCCGCCAATATTCAATTGAGCGTTTGGCCCGAACAGGATACCCCCAGGATTCAACAGGAAAAGATTGGCGCTACCTTTGGCGCTGATCATACCGTCGATATTCGAGATAGTATCACCCGTGACACGGGCGAAGATATTTTGCACATCAATGGCATTGTTGAATAAGGCAGAACCACCTGTAGGTATAGAGAATTGACTGAAGCTATGAAAGAGGTTATTTCCTTGCTGGGTACCGTTGAGGATAGTAAAGTTATTATTACTTGGAGATACTGTAGTGTTGAGAGTACCGTCTGGTGTTATCTGGGCGTTGCTATTACTACACCAGAAGAGTGCAACACCCAAAACTATGCCACTGCTCAATATGCTGGTCAAGGTTGTTTTCATTTTTGAGTTTGCTTGTGAAATTGTCTAAATCATGACGAAGATGGCTGTATCAAAACGGCGAATATCGAATTGAGAAGTACAAGCCTTGTTCTTGGAGCGATCGCCTGTCACCTTCTACGGATATTACGGGAATCCCCCAATCTAACCTAGCTGAGAAGTTATTACCTTGTTGCCACAATAAACCTAAGCCAGTCCCAATCAAAGTGCTTGTGGATGGATTTTCGCCTTGGGTATTCCAGCCTTTACCGATATCAATGAATGGTGTTACTTGTAGTACGCCTCCAATCTTGGCAGCACGTAAAACTGGCAGACGTAATTCTGCTGAAAGCAGCACACCATTATCTGTTAATAATGTATCCTGGCGATAGCCCCGGACACTTACTTGTCCACCTAAACCCAATTGTTCTAAAGGGACTAAGGAAGTTGCTGCTAGTTGAAAATCACCTCTAGCTAAAAATAATGTTTCCGGTGCTAACTTTCGCACCCATTGAGTTTGTCCCCGCCAAGCAAAAAAGCGGCTATCTGGGGCATCTTGATTGATATTGGCATCAAACCAATCTACACCTAAGCTAAATTGCGATCGCGCCGCGAAAACTTGCTGATTATTGCGTTGGGTATATTCCTGAGTCAAGCGTAAAGCCGAAATTTTGGTGTTTCCGTCTGCATCTGCACCGGGTGATAAAGCAAATCCACCAATATCATCCAGACCTAATTTAGTTTGGCTGGCTTGACGAGAAAAGGATAGCCCCACTGCTACTTCTTGGGTAGGTTTTTGGATGAGTGGTTGGCGATAGCCGATTTCATAAGACTTGATATTTGACTGAATATCTAAGACACTGAATGGTTCTTCAATGACGTTATTCCATCCTCTGTTTAAGCCAAACCAGATAGTACCATTTTGAGCATTAATTGGTAGGGCGTAATCTAAATGAATTGTGTTACTGCCTTCAGTGTTGGCGTAGGCTACATTCAGGGTGTCGCCTAAACCTAATAAATTAGCTTCTCGTAGTTCTACACCCCGGCGAAAACTACCCACACTAGGCGATCGCCCATTATCTAAAGTTGTGGTGAGGGAGAATGTATCGGCTTCTTCAACTTCAACTCGTAAGATATTGGTTCCCGGCGCTACACCCATTTGCAACTCAGCTGATAAATTTTGAATCCGCGGATCGAGGCGGAGTAGTTGTAGCTTTTCCAGTAACTTCGGTAAATTCAGGGGTTTACCAGCACCAAGTAAAATGCGATCGCGGATGTATTGATTACGTAACCGGCGATTGCCCACAATTTGAATTTCTGTCAAACTACCTTCTACTACCTGAATTGTGATTACCCCAGCTTCTACTGTCTGTGGTGGAATTAAAGCACCAGTAGTTACATAACCGTTATCAGTGTAGAGTTTGGCGATCGCATCTTGAATTTGCAACAGTTCTGCAAAGGATATCTCTCGTTTTACAAAGGAATCTGTAATCGCAGCAAAGTCTTCTGGAGAGAAAACTGTACTACCCACAACTGCGATGCGTTCCACTAGAAATTTAGCATCAGGATCACTTTCTAGTAGAGTTGAATCCGGTATTTGTGGGGGAGGAAGTAATTGCTCTTCGTTGGCTGGTTGTGGTAGTACATCCGATGGTAAGGGAGTTACAGGAATATCTTCTATGCGGCCAGGCGGTAAATTTTGTGGATTAGAAGTTTGAGCGATCGCCTGATGATAGTTGCATAAACTTACTACTATAAAAAAACCGCATTTCAGATACAGGTTGAATATTGACTGAACAACTACCGAGCTTATGGCTTTTTCATTAACAACTAGCTTCACCAACACTCTTCTCCTTAATTGACTTACTTAGCAAACAGTAATTTTTCCGCATTGGTGCTAATACTTACTTTATCGTCTAGGTAAGTCGGCACAAATCAACCTAACTATGTAACAGAATGTAAAATCACCAAGGTTCTGGGGATTGCTACGTTCCACGTTGTTACACATGGCTAACGCCACGCTCCGCGTCAAGCGTAGCTTAATGCCTCCGGCACGCTGGCGCGAACGCTTTAGCGATACGCAATGACATACATTGAAATTTTCGCTACGACTTACTTACATCGTCTTCAGAAACATCACATTGATAAGTCTGTTTTGTTAACGATGTATTGTTGGGTTTTTAACTTTATAAATACGGCAAACTTAATTGTCTGCATATTTTTTAACTATCATCAATAGAGATAATACTGATTTATGGTTTTTGAGAGGGTAACCACTGAATATAAAAAACAACATACTAGTACCGCAAGGCGGAAGTCAAAAGTCAAAAGTCAAAAGTCAAAAAGCTCATAATATGGGCTTTTCATGGATTTTGAATGGTCTGTTTATTTTCGCCGACTTGTACTAGCTGATAAATTACATAATCATTTGGGTACTATATAATATAAGTGATTATACAAACATTTGTGTTGTAAATAATCGTTATTAAAACCTTCTATATAGTCATTATGGCTTTCCGAATCAAACTAAATTCTTGGGTATATGTCAGTATCAGTATTTTTACTCTGTGTTTAGCATTTATCATTACACCTGTAAAAGCATCATCACCAGTCCCACCTGCTGTTGTCTCTGTTTCTCAGACTACTAATCAGTTAGAACAAGGACGAAACCTTTACCAAGCAGGACGTTTTGCCGAGGCTGTGACAACTTGGCAAACCGCGGCACAACAGTATCGTATCCAAGGCGATCGCAACAATGAAGCCCTGAGTTTAAGTTATCTTTCCATAGCCCAACAAGAACTCAATCAATGGCCAGCAGCGAGACAATCTCTTGAGCAAAGCATGAAAATTGTGTCCACGGCTCAACCTGCTGCTGATGCAATTATCTGGGCGCAAATACTGAATACCAAAGCTAATTTAGAACTACTTACTGGTCAAGCAGAAACTGCCCTGGAAAATTGGCAACAAGCTCAAAAATACTATGAGCAAGCCGGCGATACAACAGGAAGTTTAGGTAGTCAAATCAATCAGGCGCAAGCTTTACAAAGGTTGGGATTTTATCGCCGCTCAAAACAGCAGTTGAAAATGCTGACTCAAAAGCTGGGTGATTTACCTGATTCGGAAGTTAAAGTCAGTGGATTGCGATCGCTGGGTTTGGCTTTACACGCCATTGGTGATCAACAAAGTGAGCCAGTTCTAGCACAAAGTCTCGCCATAGCCCAGAAAATTGACGCTAAAACTCAGTTAAGTTCTATTCTTTCCAGTCTAGGGAAAGTTGCCTCTGATTTTCAAGATCCGAAAGCAGCATTAAATTATTTTGAAGACGCACAAACCGCAGCCACTAACCCGAATGAAGCGCTACAAGCGCGTTTAGCTCAGTTCAAATTATTGGTGGATTACGACGAAATTGAATATGCCATTCCCCTAGCGCCTCAACTACAACAACAGTTGTTAGAATTACCACCTAGCCATAGTTCCCTGTATGCGGCAATTAATTTTGTCGCTACCTTGAATCGGTTGACAAATCCTGAGCAAGTTATACCCAGACAAGATGTAGCACAACTGATGGCAGCTACGGTCAAATCTGCACAACAAATTCAAGATCAAGCCGCTCAAGCTTATGCTCTTTATCAGTGGGGACAACTCTACCGCCGGACAAACCAGTGGTCAGAGGCCAGAGAATTAACTCAACAATCTCTGAATATTGCCCGTCAACTCCAATCTGAAGATATTATTGCTCAATCGGCATGGCAAGTAGGACAGTTATATAAACAGCAAGGTAAACGTCCTGAAGCAATTGCAGCTTATACAGAAGCGGTGCAATCATTAAAAGCACTAAGAGGGGATATGGTAGCCGTCAATCCCGATGTGCAGTTTTCTTTCCGCGAAAGTGTAGAGCCTGTGTATCGGGAATTGGTGAGTTTACTTTTAGATGAACAACCAACTCAAACCGCATTGGTGCAAGCACGAGAATTAATTGAATCATTGCAAATTGCGGAATTGGATAACTTTTTCCGCGAAGCTTGTTTAGACCAAGCGCAGCAAATTGATCAAGTTGACCCCACAGCTACAGTGATTTATCCGATTATTCTGAGCGATCGCTTGGCAGTGATTCTTTCTCAAACTGGACAACCTCTGCGTTATTATTTCACACCCAAACCACAAGCAGAAATTGAGCAAACTATTGATAATTTTCTCATAGCGCTCAACCCTGTTTCCGATACTCAAGATCGGGTGCGATTGTCCCAACAAATTTACGATTGGCTAATTCGTCCAGCAGAACAAGATCAAGCATTTCAAAATACTCAAACATTGGTGTTTGTTTTAGATGGGAAATTACGCAATATACCCATAGCTGCTTTATTTGATGGCCAGCAATATCTGATTGAAAAATATGCTGTCGCCCTTTCACCAGGTTTACAACTAATGGCCGCCCAATCACTCAAGCAAAAAAAAATTCAGGCGATCATTGGTGGTATTAGTCAATCCCGCGGTGGTTTTAGTGCTTTACCAGATGTGGAATCAGAAGTAAAGCAAATTTCCCAGACAGTACCATCTTCGCTGTTATTGAATCAGCAATTCACAAGTCAAGCCCTCGCTGATCGCCTCAAATCCAGTCATGCTGACGTGATTCATTTGGCAACCCACGGACAGTTTAGCTCTCGTCTTGAAGATACCTTCTTACTGACATGGGATGGACAAGTAAATGTCAAAGAGTTGTCTGAACTCCTGAAAAATCGCAGTGGTGATTCATCCAAAGTCATCGAATTATTAGTCCTAAGTGCTTGTGATACAGCAAGTGGAGATGATCGCGCTGTCCTGGGACTAGCAGGGTTGGCTGTCAAATCCGGAGCGCGTTCCACTATTGCCACTCTCTGGCCTGTGAAAGATAGAGCAGCCAAAATGCTGATGACGCTTTTCTATGAACAACTACGACAGTCCCATATAACTAAAGCCGAAGCCCTGCGGCAATCCCAAATCAACTTAATTCGGCAAACTGATTTTGATCATCCTTTCTTTTGGTCGGCTTTTGTTCTGGTTGGGAATTGGCTTTAAATAAAAAGTAAATACACCCACTTATGCTTGCAAAAATAACGCATAATTTTACATTAAATCAGACATGACTTGGTTATAATGCGAATCAGGTATATACACATTTTGATGTTTTTAAGAGCAATGCAATCGCTTATTGCCCAAACAGAATAAATGTATTTACGATCACCTAACTGTCAAAAATCAAAACCATGAAATGTCGATATTTAGCTAGTATATTGAGCATCATTGCTCTGCTGGCTGGCAGTCCTTGTCATAGTGCCTACGCTATTACATTTACTCCACCCATCAAGAATGGCGCTCCTCGACAAGCCAGTGGCGGAGCTTCCAGAGGTAATTTATTTACACCTAAAGCCGATAGAGGCGCTCCCCGACAAGCCAGTGGCGGGGCTTCCAGAGGTAATTTATTTACACCTAAAGCCGATAGAGGCGCTCCCCGACAAGCCAGTGGCGGAGCTTCCAGAGGTAGTTTATTTACACCTAACACCGATAGAGGCGCTCCCCGACAAGCCAGTGGCGGATCTTCTCGCGTTGGGACTTATCATTTAAATCCTTCCAGCGTAGGAGCCGCAAGCCCAGCAGCCTTAATGGCGCTTTTACCCCAAAGCTTTTACGGGACAACAGTATCTGAACGTCCTACCATTCTGGTATATCTTCCTGCTACTCAGGCAGAACAAGCCGTATTCAGCCTCAAGGATGAAGCTGGCAAAACAC harbors:
- a CDS encoding DUF928 domain-containing protein, producing MKCRYLASILSIIALLAGSPCHSAYAITFTPPIKNGAPRQASGGASRGNLFTPKADRGAPRQASGGASRGNLFTPKADRGAPRQASGGASRGSLFTPNTDRGAPRQASGGSSRVGTYHLNPSSVGAASPAALMALLPQSFYGTTVSERPTILVYLPATQAEQAVFSLKDEAGKTLHEMSISVAGKTGVMSIPLPANAPALAVGKNYQWFLALKVNGTLGPSTPYVDGWIQRIQPTGELATIMQQKDALQRATAFGKNGVWYDCVATLATLHTTEPNNATIAKQWEELLASVSLKEIVTAPLFTSAK
- a CDS encoding ShlB/FhaC/HecB family hemolysin secretion/activation protein, with product MYLKCGFFIVVSLCNYHQAIAQTSNPQNLPPGRIEDIPVTPLPSDVLPQPANEEQLLPPPQIPDSTLLESDPDAKFLVERIAVVGSTVFSPEDFAAITDSFVKREISFAELLQIQDAIAKLYTDNGYVTTGALIPPQTVEAGVITIQVVEGSLTEIQIVGNRRLRNQYIRDRILLGAGKPLNLPKLLEKLQLLRLDPRIQNLSAELQMGVAPGTNILRVEVEEADTFSLTTTLDNGRSPSVGSFRRGVELREANLLGLGDTLNVAYANTEGSNTIHLDYALPINAQNGTIWFGLNRGWNNVIEEPFSVLDIQSNIKSYEIGYRQPLIQKPTQEVAVGLSFSRQASQTKLGLDDIGGFALSPGADADGNTKISALRLTQEYTQRNNQQVFAARSQFSLGVDWFDANINQDAPDSRFFAWRGQTQWVRKLAPETLFLARGDFQLAATSLVPLEQLGLGGQVSVRGYRQDTLLTDNGVLLSAELRLPVLRAAKIGGVLQVTPFIDIGKGWNTQGENPSTSTLIGTGLGLLWQQGNNFSARLDWGIPVISVEGDRRSLQEQGLYFSIRYSPF
- a CDS encoding CHAT domain-containing protein, translating into MAFRIKLNSWVYVSISIFTLCLAFIITPVKASSPVPPAVVSVSQTTNQLEQGRNLYQAGRFAEAVTTWQTAAQQYRIQGDRNNEALSLSYLSIAQQELNQWPAARQSLEQSMKIVSTAQPAADAIIWAQILNTKANLELLTGQAETALENWQQAQKYYEQAGDTTGSLGSQINQAQALQRLGFYRRSKQQLKMLTQKLGDLPDSEVKVSGLRSLGLALHAIGDQQSEPVLAQSLAIAQKIDAKTQLSSILSSLGKVASDFQDPKAALNYFEDAQTAATNPNEALQARLAQFKLLVDYDEIEYAIPLAPQLQQQLLELPPSHSSLYAAINFVATLNRLTNPEQVIPRQDVAQLMAATVKSAQQIQDQAAQAYALYQWGQLYRRTNQWSEARELTQQSLNIARQLQSEDIIAQSAWQVGQLYKQQGKRPEAIAAYTEAVQSLKALRGDMVAVNPDVQFSFRESVEPVYRELVSLLLDEQPTQTALVQARELIESLQIAELDNFFREACLDQAQQIDQVDPTATVIYPIILSDRLAVILSQTGQPLRYYFTPKPQAEIEQTIDNFLIALNPVSDTQDRVRLSQQIYDWLIRPAEQDQAFQNTQTLVFVLDGKLRNIPIAALFDGQQYLIEKYAVALSPGLQLMAAQSLKQKKIQAIIGGISQSRGGFSALPDVESEVKQISQTVPSSLLLNQQFTSQALADRLKSSHADVIHLATHGQFSSRLEDTFLLTWDGQVNVKELSELLKNRSGDSSKVIELLVLSACDTASGDDRAVLGLAGLAVKSGARSTIATLWPVKDRAAKMLMTLFYEQLRQSHITKAEALRQSQINLIRQTDFDHPFFWSAFVLVGNWL